The following coding sequences lie in one Puniceicoccus vermicola genomic window:
- a CDS encoding FKBP-type peptidyl-prolyl cis-trans isomerase produces MSALSAITLSASAEDQTASKDMSPPALFGYMVSQQVGLDQLGFSDEEKAEFLKGFQSGLKGGSMEAIEDQLPQLQQFLQQRAMAAQAKEMAKEKEATQVFIEDLEGNPDVQKDDTGFYYEIIEEGDGDAPTMSDDVVVNYEGSLIDGTVFDSSYDRGEPATFPMGGVIPGFSGGLAKISEGGKVRIYIPSDLGYGDNPPPQSPIPPGAMLIFDAEIVDVVSPDAGE; encoded by the coding sequence GTGAGCGCCCTCTCCGCGATCACTCTGTCCGCTTCGGCGGAAGATCAAACCGCTTCGAAGGATATGTCTCCTCCGGCGCTCTTTGGTTACATGGTCAGCCAGCAAGTGGGTCTCGATCAGCTCGGTTTCTCGGATGAAGAGAAGGCTGAGTTCCTCAAGGGTTTCCAATCCGGCCTCAAGGGCGGTAGCATGGAAGCGATCGAAGATCAGCTCCCACAGCTTCAGCAGTTCCTCCAGCAGCGCGCTATGGCCGCTCAAGCCAAGGAAATGGCCAAGGAAAAGGAAGCGACTCAAGTTTTCATCGAAGATCTTGAAGGAAACCCTGACGTCCAGAAGGACGACACTGGATTTTACTACGAAATCATCGAAGAAGGTGACGGCGATGCGCCGACGATGAGCGACGACGTCGTCGTGAATTACGAAGGTTCGTTGATCGACGGAACCGTCTTCGACAGTTCTTACGACCGCGGTGAACCTGCGACCTTCCCAATGGGTGGAGTGATCCCCGGCTTCTCCGGTGGTCTTGCCAAGATCAGCGAAGGCGGCAAAGTGCGGATCTACATCCCCTCCGACCTCGGTTACGGAGACAACCCTCCTCCCCAAAGCCCGATCCCTCCCGGTGCTATGCTCATCTTCGACGCTGAAATCGTCGATGTCGTCTCTCCAGACGCTGGCGAGTAA
- a CDS encoding HAD family hydrolase has translation MSDSVKFGVLFDWDGVVVDSSSHHYLSWQQLAEEIGESITEEQFRESFGQVNRVIIPDLLGWSDDSEEIDSLGARKEELYRKIVREKGLDPLLGARELVQALKAAGIPRVVGTSSETENIETALEVMGMEGLFDGIVASEDVTEGKPDPEVFLKAAKITGLPPAQCVVLEDSHHGLQAADAGGMKSVGVLTTHPKEKLGSPDLFVSSLQDLSVEALKALFS, from the coding sequence ATGAGTGATTCAGTGAAATTCGGCGTTCTCTTTGATTGGGACGGGGTCGTAGTCGACTCCTCCAGTCACCATTATTTATCCTGGCAGCAACTGGCCGAGGAAATTGGGGAATCGATCACCGAGGAGCAGTTTCGCGAGAGCTTCGGTCAGGTCAATCGGGTCATTATTCCAGACCTTCTTGGCTGGTCTGACGATTCGGAGGAAATTGACTCTTTGGGAGCTCGCAAAGAAGAGCTTTATCGGAAAATCGTCCGCGAGAAGGGTCTTGATCCTTTGCTGGGAGCCCGCGAGTTGGTTCAGGCGTTGAAAGCCGCGGGGATTCCGCGGGTGGTCGGAACTTCGAGCGAGACCGAGAATATCGAGACCGCGCTGGAGGTCATGGGAATGGAGGGCCTCTTTGACGGGATTGTCGCCAGCGAGGATGTTACGGAAGGAAAGCCCGATCCCGAAGTCTTCTTGAAGGCTGCGAAAATTACCGGTCTCCCGCCCGCACAATGCGTCGTCCTGGAAGACAGTCACCATGGTTTGCAGGCTGCGGATGCCGGAGGAATGAAATCGGTGGGCGTCCTCACGACCCATCCTAAAGAGAAATTGGGGAGTCCAGACCTCTTTGTTTCCAGCTTGCAGGACCTGTCTGTCGAGGCGCTAAAAGCTCTTTTTTCGTAG
- the fabV gene encoding enoyl-ACP reductase FabV: protein MIIEPKVRGFVCVTSHPEGCAANVKEQIEVAQASGKVTDGPKRVLVIGSSTGYGLSSRIQAAFGCGADTFGVFFERPASNGRPASAGYYNAAAFEQEAQKAGLYAGSLNGDAFSDEMKEKVVERLKKEMGPIDLVVYSLASPRRTDPRTGETFKSCLKPIGQSFSSKTVDTDKDLVHEIGIEPAGDTDVHSTIKVMGGEDWERWMECLAENDLLADNFKTIAYSYIGPEVTWPIYKNGTIGKAKEDLDRAASVISEKNSAKSGKAYVAVNKAVVTQASSAIPVVPLYISILFKIMKEQGTHEGCIEQIVRLFRDRLYGSDSVELGDDGRIHVDDLEMKPEIQEAVAKIWPTIETENLRELSDYEGYQSDFLKLFGFGVEGIDYTVDVDPETALPGGNW, encoded by the coding sequence ATGATCATTGAACCGAAAGTACGTGGCTTTGTTTGCGTGACCTCCCATCCAGAGGGGTGTGCAGCAAACGTAAAGGAACAGATTGAAGTGGCGCAAGCCAGCGGCAAGGTGACAGACGGACCCAAGCGGGTCCTGGTCATCGGCTCTTCGACCGGATATGGGCTTTCGTCCCGAATCCAAGCAGCCTTTGGCTGCGGTGCCGACACGTTTGGCGTCTTTTTTGAGCGTCCCGCTTCGAATGGACGTCCTGCCTCGGCCGGGTACTACAATGCTGCGGCCTTCGAGCAGGAAGCCCAGAAGGCTGGCCTCTACGCCGGTAGCCTCAATGGCGACGCTTTTTCTGACGAAATGAAGGAGAAAGTCGTCGAGCGCCTGAAGAAGGAGATGGGCCCGATCGACCTCGTGGTCTACAGCCTCGCTTCGCCTCGCCGCACCGACCCGCGCACGGGGGAAACTTTTAAATCCTGCCTCAAACCCATCGGGCAGTCCTTCTCGAGCAAGACCGTCGATACCGACAAGGATCTGGTTCACGAGATCGGCATCGAGCCAGCCGGTGATACGGATGTCCACTCTACCATCAAGGTCATGGGGGGAGAAGACTGGGAGCGCTGGATGGAGTGCCTCGCCGAGAACGACCTCCTCGCCGACAATTTCAAGACGATCGCCTATTCCTACATCGGGCCGGAAGTGACTTGGCCCATTTATAAGAATGGAACCATCGGCAAGGCTAAGGAAGACTTGGACCGAGCCGCTTCGGTGATCAGCGAAAAGAATTCCGCGAAATCCGGAAAGGCTTACGTCGCTGTCAACAAGGCGGTTGTCACCCAAGCCAGCTCGGCGATTCCGGTGGTGCCACTCTACATTTCCATTCTCTTCAAGATCATGAAGGAGCAGGGGACTCACGAAGGCTGCATCGAGCAGATCGTGCGCCTCTTCCGCGATCGTCTCTACGGTTCCGATTCGGTGGAGCTCGGCGACGATGGCCGGATTCATGTCGACGACTTGGAAATGAAGCCCGAGATTCAAGAAGCCGTGGCCAAGATTTGGCCGACGATCGAGACCGAGAACCTGCGGGAGCTCTCGGATTACGAAGGTTATCAGTCGGACTTCCTCAAACTTTTCGGCTTTGGAGTCGAAGGCATCGACTACACCGTCGATGTTGATCCGGAAACCGCGCTTCCCGGCGGAAATTGGTAA
- a CDS encoding sugar phosphorylase: MIRFVSHQQLERLQRRFRRLYGSEADRMTRRFYAALGRYGVGLRPSKPDSLWNEKDVVLITYGDTVHEEGEAPLKTLRKFCTRYLKGAVSTVHVLPFFPWSSDDGFSVKDYRQVDPELGTWDDIKALASEFGVMSDLVLNHCSAKGEWFREFVAGVQPASDYFVTENPEVDTSMVVRPRTSPLLTRFATRAGDRWVWTTFSADQVDLNWRNPDLFFEFVDILFLYLSMGVRVLRLDAVAFLWKELGTDCIHRPETHEVVKLFRDILEIVAPETILLTETNVPHEENISYFGNEDEAHMVYQFSLPPLLLHGLLNGTAEHLTEWAAGLPEMGDEQTFFNFTSSHDGIGVRPLTGLLPDAEIGELVDKVKARKGLVSTKTNSDGSESPYELNITYASALSEPGDEELGKRRFLCSQIVALSLQGVPAIYLPCLYGALNDLKGVKKTGRNRSINREKWDLESLKKNLSEGGKFHEVFSEYLLVLRRRGSYSAFHPGASQKIYDLGKEYFVVERVAENQTIICIANFTPKKQIFKNLDAIDGVKDFQDFAEIVSGKSLRPRKRGITLAPYQVVWLVPKS; encoded by the coding sequence ATGATCCGATTTGTATCGCACCAACAACTTGAGCGCCTGCAAAGGCGATTTCGCAGACTCTACGGTTCGGAAGCGGACCGGATGACCCGTCGCTTCTACGCGGCGCTGGGTCGATACGGGGTAGGGCTCCGTCCCTCGAAGCCGGATTCCCTCTGGAATGAAAAGGATGTCGTCCTCATTACCTACGGGGACACCGTTCACGAGGAAGGAGAGGCTCCGCTCAAAACACTGCGGAAATTCTGCACCCGGTATCTCAAGGGAGCGGTGAGCACGGTGCACGTCCTCCCATTTTTTCCCTGGAGTTCCGATGATGGCTTTTCGGTGAAGGACTATCGTCAGGTCGATCCGGAGCTCGGCACTTGGGATGACATCAAAGCGCTGGCCTCCGAGTTTGGCGTCATGTCCGATTTGGTTCTCAACCACTGTTCGGCGAAAGGGGAGTGGTTTCGCGAGTTTGTTGCCGGTGTGCAGCCGGCCTCGGATTACTTTGTCACCGAGAACCCCGAAGTCGATACGAGCATGGTGGTCCGTCCGCGGACTTCGCCATTGCTCACCCGTTTTGCCACCCGGGCTGGCGATCGCTGGGTCTGGACCACCTTTAGCGCCGATCAGGTTGATCTGAACTGGCGCAATCCAGACCTCTTTTTCGAGTTCGTCGACATCCTCTTTCTCTACCTCTCGATGGGCGTGCGGGTCCTGCGTCTCGATGCGGTGGCTTTCCTCTGGAAGGAGCTGGGCACGGATTGTATTCACCGCCCGGAAACGCACGAGGTCGTCAAACTCTTCCGCGACATCCTCGAAATCGTCGCTCCGGAAACGATTCTTCTCACCGAGACCAATGTCCCGCACGAAGAGAACATCAGTTACTTCGGCAATGAGGATGAGGCCCACATGGTCTACCAGTTCTCGCTCCCTCCATTGTTGTTGCACGGCTTGTTGAATGGCACCGCCGAGCACTTGACTGAATGGGCGGCAGGTCTCCCCGAAATGGGGGACGAACAGACGTTTTTCAATTTTACCTCCAGCCACGATGGCATCGGCGTCCGCCCCCTGACCGGCCTGCTCCCCGACGCGGAAATCGGCGAGCTCGTCGATAAGGTCAAGGCCCGGAAGGGATTGGTTTCGACCAAGACCAATTCAGATGGATCGGAGAGTCCCTACGAGTTGAACATTACCTACGCTTCGGCTCTCTCCGAGCCGGGCGATGAGGAGCTGGGCAAGCGACGGTTCCTCTGTTCGCAGATCGTGGCTCTGAGTCTGCAAGGCGTGCCCGCGATCTATTTGCCCTGTCTCTATGGCGCCCTCAACGACCTGAAAGGTGTGAAAAAGACGGGTCGCAACCGTTCGATCAACCGCGAGAAGTGGGATCTCGAATCCTTGAAGAAGAATTTGAGCGAAGGGGGGAAGTTTCACGAAGTCTTTTCCGAATACCTCTTGGTCCTTCGTCGCCGCGGATCGTACTCAGCTTTCCATCCCGGTGCCTCTCAAAAAATCTACGACCTCGGGAAAGAATATTTCGTCGTCGAACGCGTTGCGGAAAACCAGACCATCATCTGCATCGCGAATTTCACTCCGAAAAAGCAGATCTTCAAAAATCTGGATGCCATCGACGGGGTGAAGGATTTTCAGGATTTTGCCGAAATCGTCAGCGGCAAATCCCTCCGCCCTCGCAAGCGAGGCATCACTCTGGCCCCTTATCAGGTAGTCTGGCTAGTTCCAAAATCATAG